atttcttcagcaaaatgtcctttatcaatatatcttacgtaagttatcaatactgcctcactgtctctcaaagttgattcatccatttgcaaggagaattttcttcttttcagcttttcaataagttgtttttcaatatcctcactcatttcatctattcttctgctaacagaattgttactgagtggcatagcttttacatctttgtcatctttttcaagaaccgttttaagaaatgctgatattgacggttttattaaattctctcctatagtgtgattttctccagttttagcgatgaataaagaaatttgataactagcctcaagaacacgattattagttgaagtatgagcagtaaatagagactttaatgttcttttttcaaaatttttctttaaagttttaaagtaactcaaatctgaattaatatgagcactatgttttgccttcaaatgcgcctcaagacgacctcgtttcattgattcgttggtcaagcattgctggcataaaagacaaaaaggaatccgctcatcgtgaacagcgggtatgaacccaaattttaaatattcctccaaatattgacgagtttttttcttgcttgcaccactcattttactatgggctataataaaaataagatcaattaaaaactaatattaaaatatgtgttaaaatatattcaatgtgacagagtaaacatatactaaaaattcatatttatttaaatgtatataacacatttactacactaccaccgcaaatcaaaaggtatctatattttttccacttgacaaaattttctggaaagttatgcttctaaaattaaaattgtcgtgcatgcactattatagccccaataatatttataaaatattattgctttctagccccgatgcaagcagtacttaatagtttaatattgataaaaataaaatcaaatacttaccaattatatctatacaatatatatatgtatatttattaaatcaacgagcttttacaacagttttgactgatacttatttcaaattaacaccaactgaatgatgtgaaacactacagaagttgcgatgggccaattaggtgagaataactgcgttgtttagcgagtttttaaaacgtccggggttccctgcggcagacggcatgctccgcggtgaacccaggacgaagtttacttgacgacgccaatcacccagttgatattttggtctcgtcaaacgaaattatacttaataattatttaacgcaattatttaagaattgcattttttgttaaatttggcaccgatatctagcattgcatttaaatggcccggggcgaaagagttaaagtcgtgtcgagtccattttcaaattgccccccttaactatcgaattgcccccctgtggggcatgggccccacattgggaaacactgcaCTACACCCACGTTTAAAGCGATGGGTTTTGAGGCtaaaagatttcccacattcactacACTTTTAAGGTCTTCCTCCCATGTGACCTCTCTGGTGCTGAGTGAGGCTTGAGGAATGGCTAaaggatttcccacattcacCACACTCATAAGGCTTTTCTCCAGAATGAACTCGACGGTGTTGAATAAGGTGTGAGTGTTGTCTAAAGGTTTTCCCACATTCACAACACTCATATGGAttttctccagtatgaattctctggtGCTGAATGAGGATAGAGGTATTGCTAAAGGATTTTCCACATTCGCCACATTCATAAGGTTTTTCTCCAGAATGAACTCGAAGGTGGAGAATAAGGTGGGAGCGTTGTCTAAAAAGTTTCCCACATTCACAGCACTCATAGGGCTTTTCTCCAGTATGTATTCTCTGATGTTTAGTAAGCGCAGAGCTTTGGCTGAAGGACTTCCCACATTCACTACACTCATACggtttttctccagtgtgacCTCTCTGATGTTGAATGAGGATATACTTGCGGCTAAAGCACTTCCCACAAATACTGCACTCATTTGGCTTTTCTCCAGTGTGACCTCTCTGGTGTTCAATGAGCTTAGAGCTTTGGCTGTAGGACTTCCCACAATCACTGCACTGATATggcttttctccagtgtgaaccCTCTGGTGTTGAATGAGGGCAGAGCTTTGGCTGAAGGACTTCCCACAGTCACTACATTCGAAGGGCTTTTCTCCAGTATGAATCCTTTGATGTTGAATGAGGTTAAATTTGCGGCAAAAGCACTTCCCACACACACTGCACTCATAGGGCTTCACTGCAGCGTGAATTCTCCGGTGTTGAATGAGGTTAGAGCTTTGGCTGAAGGACTTTCCACAATCACTACACTCATAAGGGAATTCTCCAGAATGAACTCTCCTCTGTTGAATGAGGTTAAAGATTTGTTTTAAGGCATTCCCACAATCACTAGACTCATACAGACTTTCACCAGAGCAGACACCCTGATGCTGATCAAGTTTGTGGTGGCAACTggcaactttttcatttttaccacATTGGTGATGGCTTTTTCCACTGTCAGAACCCTGCAATCTCCCACTGTCACTGTGTGGCTCCTCACTGTTAGGAGTAGCCTGGTGCTGACGGAGTCCTGAGATGGCCAGGAAGTCCTCCCCAACCTTCTTACAGGTAAAAGGCGCCCCTGATACACAGAAGTTGCACCTGGTCACAAATGAGGCCCCATCCATATCTCCCTTCCAGGACTCTTCTTCTCTGGCCTGCCTCTGTTGTTGGTGAAGGTTTGTACAGATACCAAAGCCTCTTGCACCTCTGTCACTAAAGAATGCTTTCTGCTCAAGGTATGCTTCTGGGAGCTCATTCAAGTGTGAAATATCTTTcaagactgagacacagagtgcACAGGGATGGGTGTTCTGAGTTGCTAGAGGTGTCTCATAAGCACTGACCTCTGACTCTCCTACAGATAGACTTTTCTCAGAAGAGGGCTTCTCATCTTCCGTTTTATGCCAACAAcctgaaagcagagaaatgctgaGAAAATGGATGCTGACTTTGGTGGAAGGAGAAAGTGCCTATACAAAGATGTGTCAGACATAAATTGGTTCCATGGGTGTGTCTGAAAATAAGGTACCCAGGGGCAGGTTGAATAAGGAGCTAACTGGCATTACTGGGCCTCTGAAGATCACAAAATAGAGGAGACATCACCAAACAAAGGACACAGAGATGGCATCCACCACATAGAAGAGAAACAGGATGTCCAACTTATTCTTTTACTAACAGCGTTTAACAGGGCTTGTCTGCTGGAGACGTGGGCAAGCTGTACAAAAGGTTATGGCCTTGGCCcttgctggctggctcagtggtagagtgtcagcccagcatgtgaaagtaccgggttcaattcccggccagagcacacaggaaaagcatccatctgcttctccaccctttctcctctgcttcctctttgattctctctttccctctcatagccaattctccactggagcaaagttggctcaggtgctgaggatggctccatggcctccacctcaggcactagaatggcttcagttgtagcgaagcaacgccccagatgggcagagcatcaccccctagtaggcatgctgggtggatcccaggagggtgcatatgggagtctgcctccccgcttctcacttcagaaaaatacaaaaaaaaaaaaaaaatggggggaaattAGCAGAGCCCATGGTCTAGCTGTAAGACAAATCTACCTCTGGAGAAAAAAAGGCAGGAAGGATGTCATCTCAAGAGAGATGTGAAGGTCTTACCCACAGATGCTACAAGGGCAAAGATCTCCAGCATCACGTCGCAGTACAGAAGTCTCTGAGCCTCATTAAGGAGCCCCCACTCCTCCTGGGAGAAGGCAATGGACACATCCTCCACGCTCATATCCTGTCATAATGGGAACAATTCATTCCATGAACAGCTTCTCTCCAAGGATGCCAAGTCTATCATATCCCCCACCATCTATATCCATCTGCTCCCTCACTGTATTTCACACCTCAGAAAagttatcagcctgaccaggcggtggcacagtgaatagcgcgtcgaactgggatgtggaagacccaggttagagacctaaggtcaccagcttgagcgcaagctaatctagtttgagcaa
The Saccopteryx bilineata isolate mSacBil1 chromosome 3, mSacBil1_pri_phased_curated, whole genome shotgun sequence DNA segment above includes these coding regions:
- the LOC136331788 gene encoding zinc finger protein 551-like; the protein is MAAAALRRLSEDMSVEDVSIAFSQEEWGLLNEAQRLLYCDVMLEIFALVASVGCWHKTEDEKPSSEKSLSVGESEVSAYETPLATQNTHPCALCVSVLKDISHLNELPEAYLEQKAFFSDRGARGFGICTNLHQQQRQAREEESWKGDMDGASFVTRCNFCVSGAPFTCKKVGEDFLAISGLRQHQATPNSEEPHSDSGRLQGSDSGKSHHQCGKNEKVASCHHKLDQHQGVCSGESLYESSDCGNALKQIFNLIQQRRVHSGEFPYECSDCGKSFSQSSNLIQHRRIHAAVKPYECSVCGKCFCRKFNLIQHQRIHTGEKPFECSDCGKSFSQSSALIQHQRVHTGEKPYQCSDCGKSYSQSSKLIEHQRGHTGEKPNECSICGKCFSRKYILIQHQRGHTGEKPYECSECGKSFSQSSALTKHQRIHTGEKPYECCECGKLFRQRSHLILHLRVHSGEKPYECGECGKSFSNTSILIQHQRIHTGENPYECCECGKTFRQHSHLIQHRRVHSGEKPYECGECGKSFSHSSSLTQHQRGHMGGRP